In Corythoichthys intestinalis isolate RoL2023-P3 chromosome 4, ASM3026506v1, whole genome shotgun sequence, a genomic segment contains:
- the fam210ab gene encoding uncharacterized protein C18orf19 homolog B, with protein MMLMQRVITHGTLQRVAAGRRLLLGVAVHDPPQSFCRCALRLPPPHPAGWHWFSTSSSVAAHQPKHHSPRDETSTSSPQTTADKQDKDGTGVEEVDPLQDKSIGLVQRFKKTFKQYGKVMIPVHLLTSSFWFGTFYYAAMKGVNVVQFLEVIGVPESLVGLLRESSSGYALTAYAMFKIATPARYAVTLGGTSLSVQYLRKHGYLSTPPPVKEYFQDKMEETKEKFSEKMEETKERFSEKMEETKERFSEKMEETKDKLSEKIQETKDRVSEGKAFFRKKNE; from the exons ATGATGTTAATGCAGCGTGTCATTACTCATGGCACATTGCAAAGGGTGGCAGCGGGGCGCCGATTACTGCTGGGTGTCGCTGTCCATGACCCACCACAATCATTTTGCAGGTGTGCCCTccgcctgccccctccacaccCAGCAGGCTGGCATTGGTTCTCAACGTCATCCAGCGTTGCAGCCCACCAACCCAAACACCATTCCCCAAGGGACGAGACATCGACTTCTTCACCTCAGACAACGGCAGATAAGCAAGACAAAGACGGGACTGGCGTTGAAGAGGTGGACCCTCTGCAAGACAAGTCCATTGGTCTTGTTCAGAGATTTAAGAAGACTTTCAAACAGTACGGAAAAGTGATGATTCCTGTTCATCTCCTCACGTCATCATTTTGGTTTGGAACCTTCTACTATGCTGCCATGAA AGGTGTAAATGTGGTACAATTCCTGGAGGTGATTGGTGTGCCCGAATCACTCGTTGGATTATTGAGAGAATCTTCAAGTGGTTATGCTCTGACTGCTTATGCCATGTTTAAG ATCGCCACCCCTGCTAGATATGCGGTGACTCTCGGTGGCACTTCCCTGTCTGTTCAGTACCTCCGAAAGCACGGCTACTTGTCCACACCGCCGCCAGTCAAAGAGTACTTCCAGGATAAGATGGAGGAGACAAAGGAGAAATTTTCTGAAAAAATGGAGGAGACAAAGGAGAGATTTTCAGAGAAAATGGAAGAGACAAAAGAACGCTTCTCAGAGAAAATGGAAGAGACTAAGGACAAGCTGTCGGAGAAAATACAGGAAACCAAAGACCGAGTATCTGAGGGGAAAGCATTTTTTAGGAAGAAAAATGAGTAG